The DNA window GCGGCCACCGGCACGTCGCGGGTGACGGGGATCGACATCATCAACCGCGGCTATGAGCGCTTTACCGAAAAGCTGGCCGGGCTCGGCGCCGACTTCGACATCACATCGGCGAAGTAGCGGTGCCCCTGTGAAGGAATCGGCCAAGAGCCACATCACATTCGTGATCATTGCCGGGATTGCCCGGCCCCTGCTGAACCTGATGATGAACAAGAAGTGGGAAGGCACCGAAAAACTTCCCGCCGGCGGATTCATCGCAACGCCCAACCACTGCACCGAGATTGATCCGCTGGTGGTCGGGCACATGCTGTACAACCAGAAGCGTGCCCCGCATTTCCTTGCGAAGGCGGCCCTCTTCAAGGTGCCCGTGCTGGGCAAACTGCTGCACGCCGTCAAGCAGATTCCGGTGGAGCGCTCGACGGCGGGTGCGAACCGCTCGCTGCAGCTCGCCAAGGAGATCGTGGCCGAGGGCGGCGCCATCGTCATCTACCCGGAGGGCACCCTGACCCGGGATCCGGACCTCTGGCCCATGAAGGGCCACACCGGCGCCGCCCGGCTGGCGCTGGAAGGCGGGATCCCTGTGGTGCCCATGGCGCACTGGGGCGCCCACGAGGTCTTCCCCCGGTATGCCAAGAGCTTCCACCTGTTTCCACGGAAAACGTCCCGCGTCCTGATCGGCGATCCCGTGGATCTGTCCCGCTTCGAGGGCCGGCCCCGGGACAAGGCAACCCTCATGGAGGCGACCGACGTGATCATGGACGCCGTCACCGCCCTCCTGGCCGAACTCCGCGCAGAGCAGCCGCCCGCCCAACGCTGGGATCCGGCGGCGCATAACCAGAAGAAGCACGGCCGCGACGTCGAGCGGGGCGGAAAGTGACCCCTGTGCGGGGCCGCTCGGGCTCGGCGGTGTCCGTCGCGGTGCTCGGCGCCGGTTCATGGGGGACGACCTTCGCCAAGATCCTGGCCGACGCCGCCACCTCCTCGGGCGTCGAACGCCGCATCAGGCTCTGGGGCCGGCGGGCCGAGGTTGTGGAGCAAATCAATCTGCACCACCGCAACCCGCAATACCTGGCCGACGTCGAGCTTCCGCCCAGCATCACCGCGTCCACTGACGTCGCCGCGGTGCTGGCCGGAGCAGACCTCGTGGTCCTCGCTGTTCCGGCACAGTCGCTGCGGCTGCAGCTCCGGGAATGGAAGCCCCTCCTGGAGCCCGATGCGCTGGTGGTGTCCCTCATGAAGGGCCTCGAGCTCAGCACCGACGCCCGCATGAGCGAAGTGATCTGCGAGGAACTGGGCATCCCCGCGAGCCGCATCGCCGTCGTGTCCGGGCCCAACCTGGCCATGGAAATCGCACGCGAAGAGCCCACCGCGTCAGTGGTGGCCTGTCCTGACTCGGCAGTGGCCGGCTGGATCGCACGGAGCTGCACCGCCCCGTATTTCCGCCCGTACACCACCACCGACATCGTGGGCGTTGAAATCGGCGGGATCGTCAAAAACGTCATCGCCCTGGCCGTCGGCATCTGCGAGGGAAAGCAGATGGGCGACAACACCAAGGCCTCGGTGATCACCAGGGGGCTCGCCGAAACCTCGCGCCTGGCCCTGGCCCTGGGCGGCTCAGCCCAGACCATGGCCGGCCTCGCAGGGCTGGGGGACCTCGTCGCCACGTGCTCGTCCCCGCTGTCCCGGAACCACACCGCCGGACGGCTGCTGGGCCAGGGCCTCACCCTGGACGAAGTGGCCGAAAAAATGACCCAGACCGCCGAAGGCATCAAGTCGGGGCAGGCCGTGCACGAACTTGCCGGTAAACTCGGCGTCGAGATGCCCATCACGGCGGCCGTCGTCGCCGTGCTGGCCGGAAAACTGTCCGTTGACCAACTGGGGCCGCTGCTGCTGGCCCGGGACCTCAAACCCGAAGGCGATTACTAACAGTGTCGGAAGAAAACTTGACCGCAGCGGACGAGTCAATCCAGAGCCAGCCAAACCAGGGCAAGCCCCGAGTGGCCGTCCTCTTCGGCGGGCGTTCAAGCGAGCACGCGGTCAGCTGCGTCACCGCGGCCGGCGTGCTGGGCGCCATCGACCGGAACAAATACGACGTGATTCCCATCGGGATCGCCAAATCCGGCCAGTGGGTCCTCGCGGCCGGGGACACGGGGCAATGGTCGCTGTCCTCATCCCTGCTGCCTGAGGTTGCGCCGTCGTCGCAGACGGTGACCCTGGCGGAGATCGGCGGGGAACACCAGCTGATCCTGGCGTCCCCCAACGAGGTGCCACAGGAACTGGGCACCGTGGACGTCGTCTTCCCGCTGCTTCACGGCCCGTTCGGCGAAGACGGGACCATCCAGGGCCTGCTGGAACTGTCCGACACCCGCTACGTGGGCGCCGGCGTCCTGGCGTCGGCCGTGGGCATGGACAAGCACTTCATGAAGGTGGTCTTCGAGGCCGCGGGACTTCGCGTCGGGCCGTACATTGCGGTCACGGACCGGCAGTGGCGCAACGATCCCGAGTCGGTGCGCAAGCGCGTTGACCTGCTCGGGTTCCCGGTGTTCGTCAAGCCGGCCCGCGCGGGATCGTCCATGGGCATCTCCAAAGTGGACTCCCTCGAGGACCTCGACGCCGCGATCGAAGCTGCCCGGGAGCACGACCCCAAGCTCGTGATAGAGGCCGGCATCGTGGGCCGTGAGATCGAGTGCGCGGTGCTCGAGGGCCGTGGCTCGGATGCCCCCCGGACTTCGCTGCCGGGCGAAATCTCCGTGGCGGCCGGCGAGCACGAATTCTACGACTTCAACGCCAAGTACGTGGATGACGCAGCCGCGCTTAGCTGCCCCG is part of the Arthrobacter sp. KBS0703 genome and encodes:
- a CDS encoding 1-acyl-sn-glycerol-3-phosphate acyltransferase, yielding MKESAKSHITFVIIAGIARPLLNLMMNKKWEGTEKLPAGGFIATPNHCTEIDPLVVGHMLYNQKRAPHFLAKAALFKVPVLGKLLHAVKQIPVERSTAGANRSLQLAKEIVAEGGAIVIYPEGTLTRDPDLWPMKGHTGAARLALEGGIPVVPMAHWGAHEVFPRYAKSFHLFPRKTSRVLIGDPVDLSRFEGRPRDKATLMEATDVIMDAVTALLAELRAEQPPAQRWDPAAHNQKKHGRDVERGGK
- a CDS encoding NAD(P)H-dependent glycerol-3-phosphate dehydrogenase; amino-acid sequence: MTPVRGRSGSAVSVAVLGAGSWGTTFAKILADAATSSGVERRIRLWGRRAEVVEQINLHHRNPQYLADVELPPSITASTDVAAVLAGADLVVLAVPAQSLRLQLREWKPLLEPDALVVSLMKGLELSTDARMSEVICEELGIPASRIAVVSGPNLAMEIAREEPTASVVACPDSAVAGWIARSCTAPYFRPYTTTDIVGVEIGGIVKNVIALAVGICEGKQMGDNTKASVITRGLAETSRLALALGGSAQTMAGLAGLGDLVATCSSPLSRNHTAGRLLGQGLTLDEVAEKMTQTAEGIKSGQAVHELAGKLGVEMPITAAVVAVLAGKLSVDQLGPLLLARDLKPEGDY
- a CDS encoding D-alanine--D-alanine ligase family protein, producing MTAADESIQSQPNQGKPRVAVLFGGRSSEHAVSCVTAAGVLGAIDRNKYDVIPIGIAKSGQWVLAAGDTGQWSLSSSLLPEVAPSSQTVTLAEIGGEHQLILASPNEVPQELGTVDVVFPLLHGPFGEDGTIQGLLELSDTRYVGAGVLASAVGMDKHFMKVVFEAAGLRVGPYIAVTDRQWRNDPESVRKRVDLLGFPVFVKPARAGSSMGISKVDSLEDLDAAIEAAREHDPKLVIEAGIVGREIECAVLEGRGSDAPRTSLPGEISVAAGEHEFYDFNAKYVDDAAALSCPADMPDEAIARVRELAAVAFDAVGAEGLSRVDFFYTADGALIINEINTMPGFTPKSMYPQMWAASGLSYAELIDELIHLALNRKTGLR